The Parambassis ranga chromosome 19, fParRan2.1, whole genome shotgun sequence genome contains a region encoding:
- the adprh gene encoding ADP-ribosylarginine hydrolase: MNRCATLEHYRAAMLLSGVGDALGYRNQLWEYNESGPAIHQELQELGGLKNIKVELPDWPVSDDTVLHLATAEGLATGKTGEDLLHEVAARYVEAMKDMDGRKPGPSSILGVSQLRPGEEGGFRVPYNPEGTGCGAAMRSMCIGLRYPKPDQLLSLVAVAVETGRMTHPHPTGFLGAVASALFTSYAVQRRPITTWGLGLINEACPIAKNFVEGRGFAVEETERDWGYFCDKWQWYLDLRGISHGVGPVFWPSSYDPAERDQAYKSFSLSGWAGRSGHDAPMIALDALLGAGSNWEELMNRAGFHGGDSDSTAVIACCCWGLLHGTQGVPEGNYSNLEYRERLERSAEQLYALSH, from the exons ATGAACCG ATGTGCCACTCTGGAGCACTACAGAGCAGCCATGTTGCTCAGTGGTGTTGGTGATGCTCTGGGCTACAGGAACCAGCTGTGGGAGTACAATGAATCAGGACCAGCCATTCACCAA gagctgcaggagctcgGTGGTCTGAAGAACATCAAAGTCGAGCTGCCCGATTGGCCGGTGAGCGACGATACCGTTTTGCATTTGGCAACAGCTGAAGGACTGGCTACTG GGAAGACAGGGGAGGACCTCCTGCATGAGGTGGCTGCTCGATACGTGGAGGCTATGAAAGACATGGACGGAAGGAAACCTGGGCCTTCAAGCATTTTAG GGGTTTCCCAATTGAGGcctggagaggaaggaggttTCAGAGTGCCCTATAACCCAGAGGGAACAGGGTGTGGAGCCGCCATGAGGTCTATGTGCATTGGCCTGAG GTATCCAAAGCCTGACCAGCTGTTGTCATTGGTTGCGGTTGCTGTGGAGACAGGCAGGATGACCCACCCTCACCCCACTGGTTTCCTGGGAGCTGTAGCGTCAGCCCTTTTCACCTCGTATGCCGTCCAGCGCAGACCAATCACAACATGGGGTCTGGGCTTGATCAACGAGGCCTGTCCAATAGCGAAGAACTTTGTTGAGGGCAGAGGCTTCGCCgtggaggagacagaaagagactgGGGCTACTTCTGTGACAAGTGGCAGTG GTACCTGGATCTGAGGGGCATCTCTCACGGTGTGGGCCCCGTGTTCTGGCCCTCTTCTTATGATCCAGCTGAGCGGGACCAGGCCTATAAAAGCTTCAGTCTGTCAGGATGGGCAGGACGCAGCGGCCATGATGCTCCAATGATAGCCTTGGATGCCTTGCTGGGGGCCGGTTCAAACTGGGAGGAGCTGATGAACAGAGCTGGCTTccatggag GTGATAGTGACAGCACTGCAGTGATTGCATGCTGCTGTTGGGGTCTCCTCCATGGCACCCAAGGGGTTCCTGAAGGCAACTACTCCAACCTGGAGTACCGTGAGCGTTTGGAGCGCAGTGCCGAGCAGCTCTATGCCTTGTCACACTGA
- the LOC114451922 gene encoding ataxin-2-like protein isoform X2: MSSPVSGINSVNRTPAGRNRTSAKPSFQSTPVFEGVYNNARMLHFLTAVVGSTCDIRVKNGSVFEGIFKTLSSRCELAVDAVHKRTEEGSTSAPPRREDITDTMIFSPSDLVTMTCRDVDLNYATRDTFTDTAISSTRINGEHKEKVLQRWEGGDSNGESYDLENDASNGWDANEMFRYNEVKYGITSTYDSSLSMYTVPLERGNSEVFRQREARAARLASEIESSPQYRHRVNLENDEGKTEEDKYSAVLRDGNDRERGRESPRDRERERGRDSPGASNREGKYIPLPQRQREMNRERAERGSGGPPPHNRYRSTPPSSSSSSPRPPLPSAAGPQPGVSPSERSSPLSGRGGAYAPHHPQGSPSPGPGSGPASPYTPTSSAGPVPTPTPAAAAPSSASPPAPHGHTVPHSHSLPHSLSDAGRPVNGVAARTSPKAQRPPQSSRTGRTSNSHSQSTATRSPKSGSSQDTPYLDTSSVSLPAQKTSGPAPLFPVDVNEILGAAAKERSAESPGGTEESKNSKAPSVQQRSQIEELRKFGKEFRLQPSGGNSSSPSSPAAATPPAVGEITQASAAKPLPSEAHSASESKPQPSAPSPSQSQPQPQPSPALTEDLKDTTSTPATTTQAATAPHSERQSPAAPQPSRTPGSEESRSETTERAEGVTDQVKKSTLNPNAKEFNPIKPQMPMTKPNTAPTPPRPTPPSPVVLQHPGGQGPLYNAPYLSYVSQIHSVQPPPMYQYTMSTVNQGKYPRTKGSVVAPRSDHGASGPPMLQAAASAAGAPLVASPYPQSYLQYNPQQYSQQQVIQAMTPYPGQPMYSMLQGGARMIGQGGGPHPQALGPPGGPQFPTQGEGPQGPQQGIYAPQSFSHHSGAVHQPQPSSTPTGNQPPPQHAAPSPGQNAQSGPQPQSLYHSGPLSAPTPPNMPPGHTSPQGSYPLQGYSIHSHQGIPPTYPLGQIAQAHVQGPMSGPHHSGSHGQPQLVMLQPPQQGPGAVPQHPQHGPQQGTHQHFYIGHPQPMQVQTHPASFHPPGN; this comes from the exons ATGTCTTCGCCAGTCAGCGGCATCAACAGCGTCAACAGGACACCGGCTGGGAG GAATCGGACTTCTGCAAAGCCATCATTCCAGTCAACTCCG gtgtttgAGGGTGTGTACAACAATGCCAGAATGCTTCATTTCCTCACAGCTGTTGTG gGGTCCACATGTGATATTAGAGTGAAGAACGGCAGTGTGTTCGAAGGCATATTCAAGACTCTCAGCTCTCGG TGTGAGTTGGCTGTGGATGCTGTACACAAACGCACTGAAGAGGGCTCAACATCAGCTCCACCACGGAGGGAGGATATTACGGACACCATGATCTTCAGCCCCTCAGATTTAGTCACAATGACCTGCAGGGATGTCGACCTTAACTATGCCACCAGAG ACACCTTTACAGACACAGCCATCAGCTCCACCCGTATCAATGGAGAACATAAGGAGAAGGTTTTGCAAAGATGGGAAGGAGGAGACAGCAATGGAGAAAGTTACGATTTGGAAAATGACGCA TCCAATGGTTGGGATGCCAATGAGATGTTTCGTTACAATGAAGTCAAATATGGAATCACATCAacatatgattccagcctctcGATGTATAC TGTGCCATTGGAGAGAGGCAACTCTGAGGTCTTCCGTCAGAGGGAGGCACGTGCTGCCCGCCTGGCTAGCGAGATTGAATCGAGTCCTCAGTATCGACATCGCGTCAACTTGGAAAATGACGAAGGGAAAACTGAGGAGGACAAGTACAGTGCTGTACTGCGGGATGGCAATGATCGGGAGAGGGGTCGTGAAAGCCCCCGTGACAGAGAGCGTGAAAGGGGACGAGACAGTCCTGGAGCCAGCAATAG GGAGGGCAAGTACATTCCATTACCTCAGCGCCAGAGAGAGATGAACCGGGAGCGAGCTGAGAGAGGTTCGGGTGGGCCTCCACCTCACAATCGTTACCGCTCgactcctccttcttcttcatcctcatctcccCGACCTCCTCTGCCCTCCGCTGCTGGACCCCAGCCTGGTGTCTCACCCTCAGAGAGAAGCAGCCCACTCTCAGGACGAGGTGGAGCTTATGCTCCGCACCATCCACAGGGAAGCCCCAGTCCAGGTCCAGGATCCGGCCCTGCAAGCCCATACACACCCACCTCTTCTGCTGGACCAGTACCCACCCcaactcctgctgcagctgccccATCCTCAGCCAGCCCCCCTGCCCCACATGGACACACAGTTCCACATTCCCATTCACTTCCACACTCACTATCTGATGCTGGCAGGCCTGTTAATGGAG TTGCTGCCAGAACTTCTCCCAAAGCCCAAAGACCTCCTCAGTCAAGCAGGACAGGTCGCACTTCAAACTCACATTCTCAGTCCACAG ccacCCGTTCCCCTAAGTCAGGTTCTTCCCAGGACACGCCTTATTTGGACACATCGTCTGTCTCCCTGCCTGCTCAGAAGACATCTGGCCCAGCCCCTCTTTTCCCTGTAGATG TGAATGAGATCCTTGGTGCAGCTGCTAAAGAACGCTCTGCAGAGAGCCCAGGTGGCACAGAGGAAAGCAAGAACAGTAAAG CTCCTTCGGTTCAGCAGAGGTCACAGATTGAGGAATTGCGGAAATTTGGCAAAGAATTTAGA CTCCAGCCGAGTGGTGGCAACTCAAGCTCTCCCAGTTCTCCTGCAGCAGCCACCCCTCCTGCTGTCGGTGAGATTACCCAGGCTAGTGCAGCCAAGCCCCTGCCATCAGAAGCTCACTCCGCTTCAGAGTCCAAACCCCAGCCTTCAGCCCCCAGTCCTTCCCAATCCCAGCCCCAACCTCAGCCATCACCAGCTCTCACAGAGGACCTCAAGGACACCACATCTACCCCTGCTACCACAACACAGGCTGCCACAGCACCCCATTCAGAGCGGCAGTCACCTGCTGCCCCTCAGCCTTCCCGGACCCCAGGAAGTGAGGAGAGCAGGTCTGAGACGACAGAGCGGGCAGAGGGAGTGACAGA CCAAGTGAAGAAATCAACCTTAAACCCGAATGCTAAAGAATTCAACCCTATTAAACCTCAAATGCCTATG ACAAAGCCTAACACTGCACCCACCCCGCCTCGGCCAACTCCTCCAAGTCCAGTGGTCCTGCAGCACCCAGGCGGACAGGGCCCGCTCTACAACGCTCCCTACCTCTCCTACGTCTCACAGATACATTCTGTGCAG cctcCACCAATGTACCAGTACACCATGTCTACAGTAAACCAGGGAAAATACCCCAGGACCAAAg GCTCAGTTGTGGCTCCACGGTCTGACCATGGTGCTTCAGGACCACCCATGCTGCaagctgcagcatcagcagctggAGCTCCACTGGTGGCATCACCTTACCCACAGTCCTACCTTCAGTACAACCCACAGCAGTACAGCCAGCAGCAGGTCATTCAGGCCATGACACCGTACCCTGGACAG CCAATGTACTCCATGCTGCAGGGTGGAGCTAGGATGATAGGTCAAGGTGGGGGTCCTCACCCACAAGCCCTTGGACCACCAGGAGGTCCCCAGTTCCCTACACAGGGAGAAGGACCTCAAGGGCCACAGCAGGGCATCTATG CTCCACAGTCGTTCTCTCATCACTCAGGTGCAGTTCATCAGCCTCAACCCTCCAGTACCCCAACAGGAAACCAGCCCCCACCCCAGCATGCAGCACCTAGCCCTGGACAG AATGCCCAGTCAGGCCCACAGCCACAGTCCTTATACCACTCAGGTCCCTTGTCGGCACCCACCCCACCCAACATGCCACCAGGCCACACTTCTCCACAGGGTTCTTACCCCCTTCAGGGCTACAGCATCCACAGCCACCAGGGCATCCCACCCACTTACCCCCTGGGACAGATAGCACAG gcTCACGTACAAGGACCCATGTCAGGCCCCCACCACTCGGGGAGCCATGGTCAGCCTCAGTTAGTGatgttgcagcctcctcagcaGGGCCCCGGCGCAGTACCCCAGCATCCTCAGCACGGACCTCAACAAGGAACACACCAACACTTCTACATAGGTCACCCACAGC CGATGCAGGTACAGACACACCCTGCTTCCTTCCATCCACCTGGAAACTGA
- the LOC114451922 gene encoding ataxin-2-like protein isoform X1 codes for MLKQQQQPGSGGRKASNGTSGPAGMSSPVSGINSVNRTPAGRNRTSAKPSFQSTPVFEGVYNNARMLHFLTAVVGSTCDIRVKNGSVFEGIFKTLSSRCELAVDAVHKRTEEGSTSAPPRREDITDTMIFSPSDLVTMTCRDVDLNYATRDTFTDTAISSTRINGEHKEKVLQRWEGGDSNGESYDLENDASNGWDANEMFRYNEVKYGITSTYDSSLSMYTVPLERGNSEVFRQREARAARLASEIESSPQYRHRVNLENDEGKTEEDKYSAVLRDGNDRERGRESPRDRERERGRDSPGASNREGKYIPLPQRQREMNRERAERGSGGPPPHNRYRSTPPSSSSSSPRPPLPSAAGPQPGVSPSERSSPLSGRGGAYAPHHPQGSPSPGPGSGPASPYTPTSSAGPVPTPTPAAAAPSSASPPAPHGHTVPHSHSLPHSLSDAGRPVNGVAARTSPKAQRPPQSSRTGRTSNSHSQSTATRSPKSGSSQDTPYLDTSSVSLPAQKTSGPAPLFPVDVNEILGAAAKERSAESPGGTEESKNSKAPSVQQRSQIEELRKFGKEFRLQPSGGNSSSPSSPAAATPPAVGEITQASAAKPLPSEAHSASESKPQPSAPSPSQSQPQPQPSPALTEDLKDTTSTPATTTQAATAPHSERQSPAAPQPSRTPGSEESRSETTERAEGVTDQVKKSTLNPNAKEFNPIKPQMPMTKPNTAPTPPRPTPPSPVVLQHPGGQGPLYNAPYLSYVSQIHSVQPPPMYQYTMSTVNQGKYPRTKGSVVAPRSDHGASGPPMLQAAASAAGAPLVASPYPQSYLQYNPQQYSQQQVIQAMTPYPGQPMYSMLQGGARMIGQGGGPHPQALGPPGGPQFPTQGEGPQGPQQGIYAPQSFSHHSGAVHQPQPSSTPTGNQPPPQHAAPSPGQNAQSGPQPQSLYHSGPLSAPTPPNMPPGHTSPQGSYPLQGYSIHSHQGIPPTYPLGQIAQAHVQGPMSGPHHSGSHGQPQLVMLQPPQQGPGAVPQHPQHGPQQGTHQHFYIGHPQPMQVQTHPASFHPPGN; via the exons ATgctgaaacaacagcagcaacccGGCTCAGGCGGGAGAAAGGCGTCTAACGGAACATCGGGGCCCGCCGGTATGTCTTCGCCAGTCAGCGGCATCAACAGCGTCAACAGGACACCGGCTGGGAG GAATCGGACTTCTGCAAAGCCATCATTCCAGTCAACTCCG gtgtttgAGGGTGTGTACAACAATGCCAGAATGCTTCATTTCCTCACAGCTGTTGTG gGGTCCACATGTGATATTAGAGTGAAGAACGGCAGTGTGTTCGAAGGCATATTCAAGACTCTCAGCTCTCGG TGTGAGTTGGCTGTGGATGCTGTACACAAACGCACTGAAGAGGGCTCAACATCAGCTCCACCACGGAGGGAGGATATTACGGACACCATGATCTTCAGCCCCTCAGATTTAGTCACAATGACCTGCAGGGATGTCGACCTTAACTATGCCACCAGAG ACACCTTTACAGACACAGCCATCAGCTCCACCCGTATCAATGGAGAACATAAGGAGAAGGTTTTGCAAAGATGGGAAGGAGGAGACAGCAATGGAGAAAGTTACGATTTGGAAAATGACGCA TCCAATGGTTGGGATGCCAATGAGATGTTTCGTTACAATGAAGTCAAATATGGAATCACATCAacatatgattccagcctctcGATGTATAC TGTGCCATTGGAGAGAGGCAACTCTGAGGTCTTCCGTCAGAGGGAGGCACGTGCTGCCCGCCTGGCTAGCGAGATTGAATCGAGTCCTCAGTATCGACATCGCGTCAACTTGGAAAATGACGAAGGGAAAACTGAGGAGGACAAGTACAGTGCTGTACTGCGGGATGGCAATGATCGGGAGAGGGGTCGTGAAAGCCCCCGTGACAGAGAGCGTGAAAGGGGACGAGACAGTCCTGGAGCCAGCAATAG GGAGGGCAAGTACATTCCATTACCTCAGCGCCAGAGAGAGATGAACCGGGAGCGAGCTGAGAGAGGTTCGGGTGGGCCTCCACCTCACAATCGTTACCGCTCgactcctccttcttcttcatcctcatctcccCGACCTCCTCTGCCCTCCGCTGCTGGACCCCAGCCTGGTGTCTCACCCTCAGAGAGAAGCAGCCCACTCTCAGGACGAGGTGGAGCTTATGCTCCGCACCATCCACAGGGAAGCCCCAGTCCAGGTCCAGGATCCGGCCCTGCAAGCCCATACACACCCACCTCTTCTGCTGGACCAGTACCCACCCcaactcctgctgcagctgccccATCCTCAGCCAGCCCCCCTGCCCCACATGGACACACAGTTCCACATTCCCATTCACTTCCACACTCACTATCTGATGCTGGCAGGCCTGTTAATGGAG TTGCTGCCAGAACTTCTCCCAAAGCCCAAAGACCTCCTCAGTCAAGCAGGACAGGTCGCACTTCAAACTCACATTCTCAGTCCACAG ccacCCGTTCCCCTAAGTCAGGTTCTTCCCAGGACACGCCTTATTTGGACACATCGTCTGTCTCCCTGCCTGCTCAGAAGACATCTGGCCCAGCCCCTCTTTTCCCTGTAGATG TGAATGAGATCCTTGGTGCAGCTGCTAAAGAACGCTCTGCAGAGAGCCCAGGTGGCACAGAGGAAAGCAAGAACAGTAAAG CTCCTTCGGTTCAGCAGAGGTCACAGATTGAGGAATTGCGGAAATTTGGCAAAGAATTTAGA CTCCAGCCGAGTGGTGGCAACTCAAGCTCTCCCAGTTCTCCTGCAGCAGCCACCCCTCCTGCTGTCGGTGAGATTACCCAGGCTAGTGCAGCCAAGCCCCTGCCATCAGAAGCTCACTCCGCTTCAGAGTCCAAACCCCAGCCTTCAGCCCCCAGTCCTTCCCAATCCCAGCCCCAACCTCAGCCATCACCAGCTCTCACAGAGGACCTCAAGGACACCACATCTACCCCTGCTACCACAACACAGGCTGCCACAGCACCCCATTCAGAGCGGCAGTCACCTGCTGCCCCTCAGCCTTCCCGGACCCCAGGAAGTGAGGAGAGCAGGTCTGAGACGACAGAGCGGGCAGAGGGAGTGACAGA CCAAGTGAAGAAATCAACCTTAAACCCGAATGCTAAAGAATTCAACCCTATTAAACCTCAAATGCCTATG ACAAAGCCTAACACTGCACCCACCCCGCCTCGGCCAACTCCTCCAAGTCCAGTGGTCCTGCAGCACCCAGGCGGACAGGGCCCGCTCTACAACGCTCCCTACCTCTCCTACGTCTCACAGATACATTCTGTGCAG cctcCACCAATGTACCAGTACACCATGTCTACAGTAAACCAGGGAAAATACCCCAGGACCAAAg GCTCAGTTGTGGCTCCACGGTCTGACCATGGTGCTTCAGGACCACCCATGCTGCaagctgcagcatcagcagctggAGCTCCACTGGTGGCATCACCTTACCCACAGTCCTACCTTCAGTACAACCCACAGCAGTACAGCCAGCAGCAGGTCATTCAGGCCATGACACCGTACCCTGGACAG CCAATGTACTCCATGCTGCAGGGTGGAGCTAGGATGATAGGTCAAGGTGGGGGTCCTCACCCACAAGCCCTTGGACCACCAGGAGGTCCCCAGTTCCCTACACAGGGAGAAGGACCTCAAGGGCCACAGCAGGGCATCTATG CTCCACAGTCGTTCTCTCATCACTCAGGTGCAGTTCATCAGCCTCAACCCTCCAGTACCCCAACAGGAAACCAGCCCCCACCCCAGCATGCAGCACCTAGCCCTGGACAG AATGCCCAGTCAGGCCCACAGCCACAGTCCTTATACCACTCAGGTCCCTTGTCGGCACCCACCCCACCCAACATGCCACCAGGCCACACTTCTCCACAGGGTTCTTACCCCCTTCAGGGCTACAGCATCCACAGCCACCAGGGCATCCCACCCACTTACCCCCTGGGACAGATAGCACAG gcTCACGTACAAGGACCCATGTCAGGCCCCCACCACTCGGGGAGCCATGGTCAGCCTCAGTTAGTGatgttgcagcctcctcagcaGGGCCCCGGCGCAGTACCCCAGCATCCTCAGCACGGACCTCAACAAGGAACACACCAACACTTCTACATAGGTCACCCACAGC CGATGCAGGTACAGACACACCCTGCTTCCTTCCATCCACCTGGAAACTGA